A portion of the bacterium genome contains these proteins:
- the rpsT gene encoding 30S ribosomal protein S20 — protein sequence MAKRSKSGLKRKRQAVKRTARNQSVRSTIKTLVKQARLASAVTSAEVRAAIHEIDTAARKGIIHPNAAARSKSRLIRHLAHHTTATPA from the coding sequence TTGGCCAAGCGTTCGAAATCCGGCCTGAAGCGAAAACGCCAGGCCGTGAAGCGGACGGCCCGCAACCAGTCGGTCCGCTCCACGATCAAGACCCTGGTCAAGCAGGCTCGCCTGGCGTCCGCGGTGACCTCGGCGGAAGTGCGGGCGGCGATCCATGAGATCGACACGGCGGCCCGCAAAGGGATCATCCACCCCAACGCCGCGGCGCGGAGCAAGTCCCGCCTCATTCGTCACCTGGCCCACCACACCACCGCAACGCCGGCCTGA
- the holA gene encoding DNA polymerase III subunit delta: MTPPEPPRGNVRPAPMVYVLLGEEEWLAEEMLGKLLHDLLPASERDLNLDNVDATETPLAEILTRCQTLPFFGTRRVVVLRRGEALRPHDQDALAGYLEQGPPPSTLIVLAEKLDKRRRLSTLLQRIARIIPCRRLDPRELPPWIRARVETAGKAITPEAVDVLVMLVGGALRELGTEVDKLVSYVGTRRTINEADVREVASHVAESTVFELMDALGLRQTERALRLLQVVLAEEPPVKVLFMLGDQIRMLLRTKALQERNPAPGRRPPQDAIRDALGTRAFLYERYRAQVAAFGRMDVARVLGMLVEADTEIKTGTKPPRLALETLIVGLCV, translated from the coding sequence GTGACCCCCCCCGAACCTCCCCGCGGGAACGTCCGGCCGGCTCCCATGGTGTACGTCTTGCTCGGCGAAGAGGAGTGGCTCGCGGAGGAGATGCTTGGGAAGCTCCTTCACGACCTGCTGCCGGCGTCGGAGCGGGATCTCAATCTCGACAACGTCGACGCTACCGAGACGCCGTTGGCGGAGATCCTGACCCGGTGCCAAACGCTCCCGTTCTTCGGGACCCGCCGTGTGGTGGTGCTCCGTCGAGGAGAAGCTCTACGGCCGCACGACCAGGACGCGCTTGCCGGTTATCTTGAGCAGGGACCGCCGCCCTCGACGCTCATCGTGCTCGCCGAGAAGCTGGACAAACGGCGCCGGTTGTCCACTCTCCTCCAGCGGATTGCCAGGATCATCCCGTGCCGGCGGTTGGACCCGCGGGAGCTCCCCCCGTGGATCCGGGCTCGGGTGGAGACGGCAGGCAAGGCGATCACCCCAGAGGCGGTGGACGTGCTGGTCATGCTGGTGGGAGGCGCGCTGCGCGAACTCGGGACCGAGGTCGACAAGTTGGTGTCGTACGTGGGGACACGGCGTACCATCAATGAAGCCGACGTGCGCGAGGTGGCCAGTCACGTGGCCGAGTCCACCGTCTTCGAGTTGATGGATGCGTTAGGACTCCGCCAGACCGAGCGGGCCCTCAGGCTGCTCCAGGTTGTGCTCGCGGAGGAACCGCCGGTGAAAGTCTTGTTCATGCTGGGCGACCAGATCCGGATGCTGCTCCGGACCAAGGCGCTTCAAGAGCGGAACCCGGCGCCCGGCCGCCGGCCCCCGCAAGACGCCATCCGGGATGCCCTCGGAACCCGTGCGTTCCTCTACGAACGGTACCGCGCCCAGGTGGCGGCGTTCGGCCGTATGGACGTCGCGCGGGTGTTGGGAATGCTCGTGGAGGCCGACACGGAGATCAAGACCGGGACGAAGCCTCCCCGCCTCGCCCTGGAGACGCTGATCGTGGGGCTCTGCGTCTGA
- the thrS gene encoding threonine--tRNA ligase, whose protein sequence is LPSTGRIKAIKLLSTSGAYWRGDEHREMLQRIYGISFPTKEALEAYLARLEEAKQRDHRKLGRELQLFASVEEVGAGLPLWLPRGATVRRVLERYIIDLEEGLGYQHVKTPDLASVELYKISGHWDHYRENMYPPMKVDNEELILRPMNCPHHIMIYKHGQHSYRDLPVRIAELGNMYRYERSGVLSGLARVRGMTLNDAHIFCRPDQLRDEFTAVVRLIQRVYRDLGFQTYWYRLSMRDPHDRAKFVGNDAMWDLAEDTLRDAMRALGLEFVEAKGEASFYGPKLDVQVPNVMGKDETISTVQIDFYLPERFGLEYIAEDSHPRRPVMIHRGVISTLERMMAFLIEIYAGAFPLWLAPEQVRILPIADRHLGYGRRVADVLQGRGIRVQIDGSSERTGHKIREAQLMKVPYMLVVGDREEQQQAVAVRSRAKGDEGVSSLAGFVDRVVEEAASRARGGPFRAGGPECGA, encoded by the coding sequence CTGCCGTCCACCGGGCGGATCAAGGCGATCAAGCTCTTGAGCACCTCGGGGGCGTACTGGCGCGGCGACGAGCACCGCGAGATGCTCCAGCGGATCTACGGGATCTCCTTCCCCACGAAGGAGGCGCTCGAGGCCTATCTCGCCCGCCTGGAGGAGGCCAAGCAGCGCGACCACCGCAAGCTGGGCCGGGAGCTGCAGCTGTTCGCCTCCGTGGAGGAGGTGGGGGCCGGTCTCCCGCTGTGGCTCCCTCGAGGGGCGACGGTGCGGCGCGTCCTGGAGCGGTACATCATCGACCTCGAGGAGGGACTCGGGTACCAGCACGTCAAGACTCCGGACCTGGCGAGCGTCGAATTGTACAAGATCAGCGGACATTGGGACCACTACCGTGAGAACATGTACCCGCCGATGAAGGTGGACAACGAAGAGTTGATCCTGCGCCCCATGAACTGCCCGCACCACATCATGATTTACAAACACGGGCAGCACAGCTACCGGGACCTCCCGGTGCGGATCGCGGAGCTGGGAAACATGTACCGGTACGAGCGATCCGGGGTGCTGTCGGGCCTGGCGCGCGTCCGCGGGATGACCCTCAATGACGCGCACATCTTCTGCCGGCCGGACCAGCTCAGGGACGAGTTCACCGCCGTCGTGCGGCTGATCCAGCGCGTCTACCGGGATCTCGGGTTCCAGACCTACTGGTACCGCCTCTCGATGCGGGACCCCCACGACCGGGCGAAGTTCGTGGGGAACGACGCGATGTGGGACCTCGCGGAGGACACGCTGCGCGACGCGATGCGGGCGCTCGGTTTGGAGTTTGTGGAGGCAAAAGGGGAGGCGTCGTTCTATGGCCCTAAGCTGGACGTCCAGGTGCCCAACGTCATGGGAAAGGATGAAACGATCTCGACGGTGCAGATCGATTTCTATCTGCCGGAGCGGTTTGGACTCGAATATATCGCCGAGGACAGCCATCCGCGCCGGCCGGTGATGATCCATCGGGGCGTGATCAGCACCCTTGAACGGATGATGGCGTTCCTGATTGAGATTTACGCCGGGGCGTTTCCGCTCTGGCTGGCGCCCGAGCAGGTACGGATCCTCCCGATCGCGGACCGCCACCTCGGGTACGGCCGCCGGGTCGCGGACGTCCTCCAGGGGCGCGGCATTCGTGTGCAGATCGACGGCAGCAGCGAGCGAACCGGACACAAGATCCGCGAAGCGCAGTTGATGAAAGTGCCGTACATGCTCGTCGTCGGAGACCGCGAGGAGCAGCAGCAGGCCGTCGCGGTCCGCAGCCGGGCCAAGGGAGACGAGGGGGTCAGCTCTCTCGCGGGCTTCGTCGACCGGGTTGTGGAGGAGGCCGCGTCGCGCGCCCGAGGCGGACCGTTCAGGGCTGGCGGGCCCGAATGTGGAGCGTGA
- the murJ gene encoding murein biosynthesis integral membrane protein MurJ, with amino-acid sequence MSTGAEPATNHRAQVSGRLARAAGIIAVSTVGSRALGLIRDVFIAAFFGATSARSAFVIAYSIPFFAQRLFLGGILSVVFIPAITDVLTRGDPEETRRVVTSTWNLVWIIGLGLTALGVVAAPVLVPIAAPGYLSTNPQVLRTAIDLTRVMFVSMAFLALSGFVTGFLNAHRQFAVPALAPLVFNVVIIIGVAVLGRPLGILGVAVSFLLGWAAQFLVQLPAAWKAGLRWGTALDLGHPAIREMGRLAIPAMLGLAVIEINSNVARFFASFLPPRPAVDYVAVLDYAFTINQAPVGIFALSLATALFPTMARQAAEGPGRLRETTSLGLRGVLFTMVPVMAAMLALSEPLVRVVFQRGAFAPEATHAVALALVGFAVGSVPYAAYYIVTRTFYALHDTRTPVRIGLYMIALNALLDLVLMQWLGHTGIALATSLVAIANVGWLLGVLRRRIGGVEGRAVAATALRTAIAGGVLAAVSLGTLRAVGGIVDPTRFAGAAAQLIAALVAGGVAYLGACTILGVREMALLRSFAGRGRGEA; translated from the coding sequence ATGTCGACCGGGGCCGAGCCGGCCACGAACCATCGGGCACAAGTCTCCGGACGGCTCGCTCGGGCGGCCGGCATCATCGCCGTCAGCACCGTCGGCAGCCGCGCGCTCGGCTTGATCCGGGATGTCTTCATCGCCGCGTTCTTCGGCGCGACGTCCGCACGGTCCGCGTTCGTCATCGCGTACTCCATCCCATTTTTTGCGCAGCGCTTGTTTCTAGGCGGCATCCTCAGCGTCGTGTTTATCCCGGCGATCACCGACGTCCTGACGCGGGGCGACCCGGAGGAGACGCGGCGGGTCGTCACCAGCACCTGGAACTTGGTGTGGATCATTGGACTCGGTCTGACCGCGCTGGGGGTCGTGGCCGCTCCCGTCCTTGTCCCGATCGCTGCGCCCGGATACCTGAGCACGAATCCCCAGGTGTTGAGGACGGCGATCGACCTCACGCGGGTCATGTTCGTGTCCATGGCGTTTCTCGCGCTGTCCGGGTTCGTGACGGGGTTTCTCAACGCGCACCGGCAGTTCGCGGTCCCGGCGCTTGCGCCGCTGGTCTTCAACGTGGTGATCATCATCGGCGTCGCGGTACTCGGCAGGCCCCTCGGCATCCTCGGGGTCGCGGTCAGCTTCCTCCTCGGGTGGGCCGCGCAGTTCCTCGTGCAGCTGCCCGCCGCCTGGAAGGCCGGGCTGCGGTGGGGAACCGCGCTGGATCTAGGTCATCCGGCGATCCGTGAGATGGGCCGGCTCGCGATCCCCGCGATGCTGGGCTTGGCGGTGATCGAGATCAACTCCAACGTCGCCCGGTTCTTCGCGTCGTTTCTCCCTCCCCGCCCGGCCGTGGATTATGTCGCCGTGCTCGATTACGCGTTTACCATCAACCAGGCGCCCGTGGGCATCTTCGCGCTGTCACTGGCGACCGCCCTGTTTCCAACGATGGCCCGCCAGGCGGCGGAGGGCCCGGGGCGGTTGCGCGAGACGACATCGCTGGGGCTTCGGGGGGTCCTGTTCACGATGGTGCCCGTGATGGCCGCCATGCTGGCGTTGAGCGAGCCCCTCGTCCGGGTCGTGTTCCAGCGGGGCGCGTTCGCTCCAGAGGCGACCCACGCCGTGGCGCTTGCGCTCGTCGGGTTCGCGGTCGGGAGCGTTCCCTACGCCGCCTACTACATTGTCACGCGGACCTTCTACGCCTTACACGATACGCGCACCCCCGTGCGGATCGGGCTGTACATGATCGCGCTCAACGCCCTCCTCGACCTGGTTCTCATGCAGTGGCTTGGCCACACGGGGATCGCGCTGGCCACCTCCTTGGTGGCGATTGCGAACGTCGGGTGGCTCCTCGGGGTGTTGCGCCGGCGGATCGGCGGCGTAGAGGGGCGCGCCGTGGCGGCCACGGCGCTCCGCACGGCCATTGCGGGTGGCGTCCTGGCCGCGGTCTCCCTGGGTACATTAAGGGCAGTAGGAGGCATCGTCGACCCCACCCGATTCGCCGGGGCGGCGGCGCAGCTGATCGCGGCCCTTGTGGCTGGAGGGGTCGCCTACCTGGGGGCGTGCACGATATTAGGCGTTCGTGAGATGGCGCTCCTGCGGTCGTTCGCTGGTCGGGGCCGCGGGGAGGCGTGA
- a CDS encoding YceI family protein has protein sequence MPRSLMSIGSLSIILSLLMSSAVQGVVLLPVGIFEIVPGDSSVTFSVPDNRGGFTGRTTKITGRIVVEPRRDGEEYVARVDAMIDTSSITTGDGTRDAGMRSTYLSTGQFPSMTFKGTVSAQPGLAVRPFAATVHGQLTIRDVTRDVEFPTMVTALAREFLADAETTVRMADYGIPYPRAFIFVARDPVTVTLHIRARQP, from the coding sequence ATGCCACGGAGCCTCATGTCAATCGGGAGCCTGAGCATCATCCTCTCACTGCTCATGTCGTCCGCCGTCCAAGGTGTAGTGCTCCTACCCGTCGGAATCTTCGAGATTGTGCCGGGGGACTCCTCAGTCACGTTTTCGGTCCCCGACAATCGCGGAGGCTTCACAGGACGGACCACCAAGATCACCGGCCGGATCGTGGTCGAGCCGCGACGAGACGGGGAGGAATACGTCGCTCGGGTTGACGCGATGATCGACACGTCCTCGATCACCACGGGCGATGGAACGCGGGATGCCGGCATGCGGTCCACGTATCTTTCGACCGGCCAGTTCCCGTCCATGACTTTTAAGGGAACCGTGAGCGCCCAACCCGGCCTCGCCGTCCGGCCCTTTGCCGCAACGGTCCACGGCCAACTCACGATCCGCGACGTGACGCGTGACGTGGAGTTTCCGACGATGGTCACCGCGCTGGCCCGCGAGTTCCTCGCGGATGCCGAGACGACCGTCCGCATGGCCGATTATGGGATTCCCTATCCCCGGGCGTTCATCTTCGTCGCGAGAGACCCCGTCACGGTCACGCTCCACATTCGGGCCCGCCAGCCCTGA